Proteins from a single region of Rhea pennata isolate bPtePen1 chromosome 4, bPtePen1.pri, whole genome shotgun sequence:
- the NFKB1 gene encoding nuclear factor NF-kappa-B p105 subunit isoform X1 — translation MAGEDSYIMGVSDPQMFAMDQLMGMNAIFNNTSYITSDLPLRTADGPYLQIIEQPKQRGFRFRYVCEGPSHGGLPGASSEKNKKSYPQVKICNYVGPAKVIVQLVTNGKYVHLHAHSLVGKFCEDGVCTVNAGPKDMVVGFANLGILHVTKKKVFETLEARMIDACKKGYNPGLLVHPELGYLQAEGCGDRQLTEREREIIRQAAVQQTKEMDLSVVRLMFTAFLPDSNGSFTRKLDPVISDAIYDSKAPNASNLKIVRMDRTAGCVTGGEEIYLLCDKVQKDDIQIRFYEEDESGGMWEGFGDFSPTDVHRQFAIVFKTPKYRDVNITKPASVFVQLRRKSDLETSEPKPFLYYPEIKDKEEVQRKRQKLMPNFSDGYGGGGGTGGGGMYGGGSGSAGSGFSYPSYGYSTFGGMHFHPGTTKSSAGMKHGLSNSIAEQDRESSDTHSEKWDVKHEVKVETVERIDCRASGDNKEEEEDATNSFKAEVNEADYRLQDGLFLEKAMQLAKRHANALFDYAVTGDVKMLLAVQRHLTVVQDDNGDNVLHLAIIHLHTELVKNLLEVVPDLNCSDVINMRNDLYQTPLHLAVITKQANVVEDLLTAGADVSLLDRHGNSVLHLAATEGDNEILSLLLKHEKISPIVDLSNGEGLSAIHMVVIANSVSCLRQLIAAGVNVNAQEQKSGRTALHLAVEQENIPLAGCLLLEGDADVDSTTYDGTTPLHIAAGRGSTKLAALLKAAGANPHIENFEPLFDLEDVKDDDEGIVPGTTPLDMATNCEVYDILNGKPYEPAVVSEDLLTQGHMRALNESSKMQLYKLLEAPDPNKNWSTLAQKLGLGILNNAFRLSPFPSKTLLDNYEVSGGTIPELIAALRQMGYTEAIEIIQKALSISQSQLPQEDSTVEAPSSPSPHSSTKGQTGELYNNKFQDNESTCDSGVETSFRKLSFTYSESLKSSIPLSKMTLGYGHESSVQSKI, via the exons aTCTGCAATTATGTTGGACCTGCAAAAGTAATTGTCCAGTTAGTTACTAATGGGAAGTATGTCCACTTACATGCTCACAGCCTGGTGGGTAAATTTTGTGAAGATGGCGTATGCACGGTTAATGCAGGACCTAAAGATATGGTTGTAGG GTTTGCAAACCTTGGAATACTTCATGTCacaaagaagaaagtgtttgaaaCTCTGGAAGCGCGCATGATAGATGCTTGCAAAAAAGGATACAACCCTGGACTCCTGGTACATCCTGAACTTGGCTATTTGCAGGCAGAAGGGTGTGGAGACAGACAGCTAACTG AGCGAGAAAGAGAAATCATTCGTCAGGCAGCAGTACAGCAGACTAAAGAAATGGATCTCAGTGTGGTGCGTCTTATGTTTACAGCCTTTCTCCCTGACAGCAATGGTAGTTTCACCCGGAAACTTGATCCTGTTATATCAGATGCAATATATGACAGCA AAGCTCCCAATGCTTCCAACTTAAAAATTGTAAGAATGGACAGAACAGCAGGGTGTGTAACAGGCGGGGAAGAGATCTACCTTCTCTGTGACAAGGTTCAGAAAG ATGATATTCAGATACGCTTCTATGAAGAGGATGAGAGTGGTGGTATGTGGGAAGGCTTTGGAGATTTTTCTCCTACAGATGTACATAGACAG TTTGCTATTGTGTTCAAAACACCCAAGTACAGAGACGTCAATATCACGAAGCCAGCATCTGTATTTGTACAACTACGGCGGAAATCTGATCTAGAAACAAGTGAACCAAAGCCTTTTCTGTACTACCCGGAAATCAAAG ATAAAGAAGAAGTGCAAAGGAAACGCCAGAAGCTCATGCCGAACTTCTCTGATGGCTATGGTGGAGGTGGTGGCACAGGAGGTGGTGGCATGTATGGAGGTGGCAGTGGCAGTGCTGGCTCCG GATTCAGTTATCCTTCCTATGGATACTCTACATTTGGAGGGATGCATTTCCATCCTGGCACAACAAAGTCCAGTGCTGGAATGAAACATG GACTATCAAATAGCATAGCTGAACAAGATAGAGAGAGCTCTGATACTCACAGTGAAAAATGGGATGTAAAACATGAGGTGAAAGTGGAAACTGTAGAGAGGATTGACTGCAGAGCCTCTGGTGAcaacaaggaggaggaggaggatgctaCTAATTCCTTTAAAGCTGAAGTAAATGAAGCAGATTACAGGTTGCAGG ATGGTCTGTTCCTGGAGAAGGCCATGCAGCTTGCCAAGCGCCATGCCAATGCTCTCTTCGATTATGCTGTAACTGGAGATGTGAAGATGCTGTTGGCTGTTCAGCGTCATCTCACCGTTGTCCAGGATGATAATGGAGACAA tgTCCTTCATTTAGCAATTATCCACCTTCATACTGAACTGGTGAAAAACCTCTTAGAAGTGGTGCCAGATTTGAATTGCAGTGACGTTATCAACATGAGAAATGACCTTTATCAG ACTCCCTTGCACTTGGCAGTCATCACGAAGCAGGCCAATGTGGTAGAAGACTTGCTTACGGCCGGAGCAGATGTCAGCCTTCTGGATCGACACGGTAATTCTGTCTTACATTTAGCTGCAACTGAAGGAGACAACGAGATTTTGAGTCTGCTCCTTAAGCATGAGAAGATATCGCCGATAGTTGACCTTTCCAATGGTGAAG gTCTCAGTGCAATTCACATGGTGGTGATAGCAAATAGCGTGTCCTGTCTCAGACAGCTGATTGCTGCTGGAGTTAATGTCAATGCTCAGGAACAGAAATCTGGACGAACTGCATTGCATTTGGCTGTGGAACAAGAGAACATCCCTTTGGCAGGCTGCCTCTTGCTTGAG GGCGATGCAGATGTGGACAGCACTACATATGATGGAACAACTCCTCTTCACATAGCAGCCGGAAGGGGCTCTACAAAACTGGCAGCACTTCTCAAAGCAGCAG GTGCAAATCCTCATATTGAAAATTTTGAGCCACTGTTTGATCTAGAGGATGtaaaagatgatgatgaaggAATTGTGCCTGGAACAACACCACTGGATATGGCAACCAACTGTGAG GTGTATGACATACTAAATGGCAAACCCTATGAGCCAGCAGTGGTTTCGGAGGACTTACTGACACAAG GACATATGAGAGCGCTGAATGAAAGCTCCAAAATGCAGCTTTACAAACTGTTAGAAGCACCTGATCCAAACAAAAACTGGTCTACCCTAGCACAAAAACTGGGTCTTGGCATACTTAACAACGCCTTCAGGTTGAGCCCTTTCCCATCAAAAACCCTGCTAGATAACTACGAG GTTTCTGGTGGTACCATTCCAGAGCTGATTGCTGCTTTGAGACAGATGGGTTACACTGAAGCCATTGAAATCATTCAGAAAGCACTATCCATCTCACAGAGCCAGTTGCCCCAGGAGGACAGTACCGTAGAAGCTCCTTCCTCACCATCACCACATTCCTCCACCAAAGGACAGACAG gTGAACTTTATAATAACAAATTCCAAGACAATGAAAGCACATGCGACAGCGGTGTGGAGACCTCCTTCCGCAAACTGAGCTTTACGTACTCCGAGTCTCTGAAGTCATCAATACCGCTTAGCAAAATGACCCTGGGCTACGGACATGAAAGTTCAGTGCAAAGTAAAATATAG
- the NFKB1 gene encoding nuclear factor NF-kappa-B p105 subunit isoform X2 → MAGEDSYIMGVSDPQMFAMDQLMGMNAIFNNTSYITSDLPLRTDGPYLQIIEQPKQRGFRFRYVCEGPSHGGLPGASSEKNKKSYPQVKICNYVGPAKVIVQLVTNGKYVHLHAHSLVGKFCEDGVCTVNAGPKDMVVGFANLGILHVTKKKVFETLEARMIDACKKGYNPGLLVHPELGYLQAEGCGDRQLTEREREIIRQAAVQQTKEMDLSVVRLMFTAFLPDSNGSFTRKLDPVISDAIYDSKAPNASNLKIVRMDRTAGCVTGGEEIYLLCDKVQKDDIQIRFYEEDESGGMWEGFGDFSPTDVHRQFAIVFKTPKYRDVNITKPASVFVQLRRKSDLETSEPKPFLYYPEIKDKEEVQRKRQKLMPNFSDGYGGGGGTGGGGMYGGGSGSAGSGFSYPSYGYSTFGGMHFHPGTTKSSAGMKHGLSNSIAEQDRESSDTHSEKWDVKHEVKVETVERIDCRASGDNKEEEEDATNSFKAEVNEADYRLQDGLFLEKAMQLAKRHANALFDYAVTGDVKMLLAVQRHLTVVQDDNGDNVLHLAIIHLHTELVKNLLEVVPDLNCSDVINMRNDLYQTPLHLAVITKQANVVEDLLTAGADVSLLDRHGNSVLHLAATEGDNEILSLLLKHEKISPIVDLSNGEGLSAIHMVVIANSVSCLRQLIAAGVNVNAQEQKSGRTALHLAVEQENIPLAGCLLLEGDADVDSTTYDGTTPLHIAAGRGSTKLAALLKAAGANPHIENFEPLFDLEDVKDDDEGIVPGTTPLDMATNCEVYDILNGKPYEPAVVSEDLLTQGHMRALNESSKMQLYKLLEAPDPNKNWSTLAQKLGLGILNNAFRLSPFPSKTLLDNYEVSGGTIPELIAALRQMGYTEAIEIIQKALSISQSQLPQEDSTVEAPSSPSPHSSTKGQTGELYNNKFQDNESTCDSGVETSFRKLSFTYSESLKSSIPLSKMTLGYGHESSVQSKI, encoded by the exons aTCTGCAATTATGTTGGACCTGCAAAAGTAATTGTCCAGTTAGTTACTAATGGGAAGTATGTCCACTTACATGCTCACAGCCTGGTGGGTAAATTTTGTGAAGATGGCGTATGCACGGTTAATGCAGGACCTAAAGATATGGTTGTAGG GTTTGCAAACCTTGGAATACTTCATGTCacaaagaagaaagtgtttgaaaCTCTGGAAGCGCGCATGATAGATGCTTGCAAAAAAGGATACAACCCTGGACTCCTGGTACATCCTGAACTTGGCTATTTGCAGGCAGAAGGGTGTGGAGACAGACAGCTAACTG AGCGAGAAAGAGAAATCATTCGTCAGGCAGCAGTACAGCAGACTAAAGAAATGGATCTCAGTGTGGTGCGTCTTATGTTTACAGCCTTTCTCCCTGACAGCAATGGTAGTTTCACCCGGAAACTTGATCCTGTTATATCAGATGCAATATATGACAGCA AAGCTCCCAATGCTTCCAACTTAAAAATTGTAAGAATGGACAGAACAGCAGGGTGTGTAACAGGCGGGGAAGAGATCTACCTTCTCTGTGACAAGGTTCAGAAAG ATGATATTCAGATACGCTTCTATGAAGAGGATGAGAGTGGTGGTATGTGGGAAGGCTTTGGAGATTTTTCTCCTACAGATGTACATAGACAG TTTGCTATTGTGTTCAAAACACCCAAGTACAGAGACGTCAATATCACGAAGCCAGCATCTGTATTTGTACAACTACGGCGGAAATCTGATCTAGAAACAAGTGAACCAAAGCCTTTTCTGTACTACCCGGAAATCAAAG ATAAAGAAGAAGTGCAAAGGAAACGCCAGAAGCTCATGCCGAACTTCTCTGATGGCTATGGTGGAGGTGGTGGCACAGGAGGTGGTGGCATGTATGGAGGTGGCAGTGGCAGTGCTGGCTCCG GATTCAGTTATCCTTCCTATGGATACTCTACATTTGGAGGGATGCATTTCCATCCTGGCACAACAAAGTCCAGTGCTGGAATGAAACATG GACTATCAAATAGCATAGCTGAACAAGATAGAGAGAGCTCTGATACTCACAGTGAAAAATGGGATGTAAAACATGAGGTGAAAGTGGAAACTGTAGAGAGGATTGACTGCAGAGCCTCTGGTGAcaacaaggaggaggaggaggatgctaCTAATTCCTTTAAAGCTGAAGTAAATGAAGCAGATTACAGGTTGCAGG ATGGTCTGTTCCTGGAGAAGGCCATGCAGCTTGCCAAGCGCCATGCCAATGCTCTCTTCGATTATGCTGTAACTGGAGATGTGAAGATGCTGTTGGCTGTTCAGCGTCATCTCACCGTTGTCCAGGATGATAATGGAGACAA tgTCCTTCATTTAGCAATTATCCACCTTCATACTGAACTGGTGAAAAACCTCTTAGAAGTGGTGCCAGATTTGAATTGCAGTGACGTTATCAACATGAGAAATGACCTTTATCAG ACTCCCTTGCACTTGGCAGTCATCACGAAGCAGGCCAATGTGGTAGAAGACTTGCTTACGGCCGGAGCAGATGTCAGCCTTCTGGATCGACACGGTAATTCTGTCTTACATTTAGCTGCAACTGAAGGAGACAACGAGATTTTGAGTCTGCTCCTTAAGCATGAGAAGATATCGCCGATAGTTGACCTTTCCAATGGTGAAG gTCTCAGTGCAATTCACATGGTGGTGATAGCAAATAGCGTGTCCTGTCTCAGACAGCTGATTGCTGCTGGAGTTAATGTCAATGCTCAGGAACAGAAATCTGGACGAACTGCATTGCATTTGGCTGTGGAACAAGAGAACATCCCTTTGGCAGGCTGCCTCTTGCTTGAG GGCGATGCAGATGTGGACAGCACTACATATGATGGAACAACTCCTCTTCACATAGCAGCCGGAAGGGGCTCTACAAAACTGGCAGCACTTCTCAAAGCAGCAG GTGCAAATCCTCATATTGAAAATTTTGAGCCACTGTTTGATCTAGAGGATGtaaaagatgatgatgaaggAATTGTGCCTGGAACAACACCACTGGATATGGCAACCAACTGTGAG GTGTATGACATACTAAATGGCAAACCCTATGAGCCAGCAGTGGTTTCGGAGGACTTACTGACACAAG GACATATGAGAGCGCTGAATGAAAGCTCCAAAATGCAGCTTTACAAACTGTTAGAAGCACCTGATCCAAACAAAAACTGGTCTACCCTAGCACAAAAACTGGGTCTTGGCATACTTAACAACGCCTTCAGGTTGAGCCCTTTCCCATCAAAAACCCTGCTAGATAACTACGAG GTTTCTGGTGGTACCATTCCAGAGCTGATTGCTGCTTTGAGACAGATGGGTTACACTGAAGCCATTGAAATCATTCAGAAAGCACTATCCATCTCACAGAGCCAGTTGCCCCAGGAGGACAGTACCGTAGAAGCTCCTTCCTCACCATCACCACATTCCTCCACCAAAGGACAGACAG gTGAACTTTATAATAACAAATTCCAAGACAATGAAAGCACATGCGACAGCGGTGTGGAGACCTCCTTCCGCAAACTGAGCTTTACGTACTCCGAGTCTCTGAAGTCATCAATACCGCTTAGCAAAATGACCCTGGGCTACGGACATGAAAGTTCAGTGCAAAGTAAAATATAG